Proteins from a single region of Neodiprion virginianus isolate iyNeoVirg1 chromosome 4, iyNeoVirg1.1, whole genome shotgun sequence:
- the LOC124302738 gene encoding guanine nucleotide-binding protein subunit beta-2, producing the protein MGKDDAETTKLKQELEDLINKCKEDQKKQQDATLEETCSGLADAPKVKLTTKKLLKGHINKVNSVHFSGDSRHCVTGSLDGKLIIWDTWTGNKVQVIPLRSAWVMSVAFAPSGNYVACGGMDNMCTVYDVNNRDATGAAKIVRELLGYEGFLSSCRFLDDKTIITGSGDMKICMWDLEAGKKTTDFNAHNGDVVSISLAPDGQTYVTGSVDKTCKLWDMREEKARQTFFGHEADVNSVCYHPSGQAFATASEDKTARLWDFRSDQQLATFKPPNTNPGFTSCGLSLSGRFIFCGSDDNSIHIWDTLKVQHNGVLAGHDNRVTSLSVAGSGMAIASCSWDQHVRVWV; encoded by the exons atggGCAAAGATGACGCAGAGACTACAAAACTGAAGCAAGAACTCGAGGACTTGATCAACAAATGCAAA GAAGACcaaaaaaaacagcaagacGCAACTCTAGAAGAGACTTGCAGCGGATTGGCGGACGCTCCAAAAGTAAAGCTGACCACAAAGAAGCTGCTTAAAGGTCACATCAACAAGGTCAATTCTGTCCATTTCAGTGGAGACAGCAG ACATTGCGTGACGGGATCGTTGGAtggaaaattgataatatGGGATACCTGGACCGGAAACAAGGTGCAGGTAATTCCGTTGCGCTCTGCGTGGGTAATGTCCGTGGCTTTTGCACCCTCGGGTAACTACGTAGCCTGTGGAGGAATGGACAACATGTGCACCGTTTACGACGTCAACAATCGCGACGCTACCGGGGCCGCGAAAATCGTTCGCGAGCTTCTCGGCTACGAAGGTTTTCTTTCATCTTGTAGATTTCTCGACGACAAAACCATCATCACTGGATCAGGGGACATGAAAAT ATGTATGTGGGATCTGGAAGCAGGAAAGAAGACAACAGATTTCAATGCCCATAACGGTGACGTGGTTAGCATAAGCCTGGCACCCGATGGTCAGACATACGTTACCGGATCTGTTGATAAAACTTGCAAGTTATGGGATATGCGGGAAGAAAAAGCGAGACAAACTTTCTTCGGTCACGAGGCTGACGTTAATTCCGTTTGC TACCATCCGTCTGGACAGGCCTTCGCGACGGCATCCGAGGACAAGACTGCGCGTCTTTGGGACTTCCGTTCGGACCAACAATTAGCAACGTTCAAACCGCCAAACACTAATCCGGGTTTCACGTCTTGCGGATTATCGCTGAGTGGGAGGTTCATATTCTGCGGTAGCGACGACAATTCCATTCACATATGGGACACCCTGAAGGTTCAACACAAcg GCGTTTTGGCGGGACACGATAACAGAGTGACATCGCTGAGCGTTGCCGGAAGTGGAATGGCCATAGCGAGCTGCTCTTGGGATCAGCACGTCAGAGtttgggtgtaa
- the LOC124302742 gene encoding immunoglobulin domain-containing protein oig-4-like, with protein MNYSKAVILLAIIFLHCYEISARRGRGRGRSKSRVQIGLPITGKYRDRESDEYYNNNNGAKILSSSHFDYEYVLGHKIAFVCSARGTPRPHITWFKDGTEIYTHLYMNIHEWRTGTDRVKSKLEIDPATQMDAGVYECTADNMYSIDRRSFKTDFSIAFD; from the exons atgaattattcaaaagcTGTAATATTACTAGCaatcatttttctacattGTTATGAAATATCTGCAAGAAGAGGTCGAGGAAGAGGCAGAAGTAAATCGCGAGTTCAAATTGGACTGCCGATCACCGGAAAATACCGAGATCGAGAAAGTGATGAATattataacaacaacaat GGTGCCAAAATCTTATCGTCATCGCATTTTGACTATGAATACGTTTTGGGGCATAAAATCGCATTTGTATGTTCCGCTCGAGGTACTCCGCGCCCCCACATTACATGGTTCAAGGATGGTACAGAAATTTACACTCACCTATACATGAAC ATACACGAATGGCGAACAGGAACTGACagagtaaaatcaaaactggAAATCGATCCAGCAACGCAAATGGATGCCGGGGTTTACGAATGCACAGCAGATAACATGTATAGTATCGACAGACGATCCTTCAAGACTGACTTTTCTATTGCATTTGATTAA